Proteins encoded by one window of Lathyrus oleraceus cultivar Zhongwan6 chromosome 1, CAAS_Psat_ZW6_1.0, whole genome shotgun sequence:
- the LOC127102231 gene encoding uncharacterized protein LOC127102231 has product MGSSFQYRGWDLLDERHSGVLAYTTMEVVLDFTTDFLVGEAIKGSILSYYLAHQPAESYQPMKFDFPDEDIMFIRDCNITGPNEGLEPGSRWTLVFDGASNAKVHGIGAIITSLISFYIPFITRLCFDCTNNMAEYEACIYDIEAVIDLRIKIIKVYGDSALVTSQVRGDWETPNKKLISYREHVVKLIPYFDEITLKF; this is encoded by the exons atgggtagcagttttcaatatcgtgGTTGGGAcctccttgatgaaaggcacagCGGAGTTCTtgcttataccaccatggaagtggttctagATTTTACGACAgatttcttggttggagaag CTATCAAAGGGAGCATCTTGTCTTACTACCTTGCCCATCAACCCGCGGAGagttatcaaccgatgaaatttgactttcctgatgaggacatcatgttcaTTCGAGATTGCAATATTACAGGCCCTAACGAAGGACTTGAACCAGGATCACGGTGGACACTCGTGTTCGACGGTGCCTCTAATGCAAAAGTTCATGGGATAGGAGCAATCATCACATCTCTGATTAGTTTTTACATTCCATTCATCACTAGATTATGCTTTgactgcaccaacaatatggcagaatatgaggcATGCATCTACGATATTGAAGCAGTTATTGACTTAAGAATCAAGATTATTAAGGTGTATGGGGACTCTGCTTTAGTGACCAGTCAAGTTCGAGGAGACTGGGAAACTCCCAATAAGAAGTTGATTTCATACAGAGAACACGTGGTGAAACTGATTCCCTATTTTGATGAAATCActttgaaattctag